The Lichenihabitans psoromatis genome contains a region encoding:
- a CDS encoding ABC transporter substrate-binding protein: MVIRRFALSFVLATTALATPLLGSGIASAAGTLIWGMPAETDTLDPHATGGWSTYQITYQIFEGLVKEDLTKPDEPTPPLIPGLAKSWDISDDGLVYTFHLREGVKFHDGTPFDAAAVKFNFDRFWNESSPDFYKKSKAFVVAYTKWIKSVDVVDPMTVKVTLTAANYQWLRQGLQSYGQPLMISPASVKQYGNDGVALHPVGTGPFRFVERDQGVKTVIERNDAYWGTKAKLDRVIFRPLQDPATRVNALENNEVQMISTPPWDEIDRLVGEGFVLSTNKNAPFINYMHLNFKNPALQDVRVRKAINMAIDRIGITKEIMHGTGRPEYGMLSPGTDAYDPNFKGYAYDPDGAKKLLADAGVKDLKLVFELPQYGTGELVETWIQRDLKKVGIDVELRKYEWVTYLGKWAGGMSADVAMNEIGWGMSTPAWIGVVSRCDAAPPAGINSGFYCNHEVDTLLDQAIVTRDPAAAKVIYQKVNRIITDDAAFVPLDDDLDPILLSSKVKGFINPPEDWFDLSTVSVE; the protein is encoded by the coding sequence GAACCCTGATCTGGGGCATGCCAGCCGAGACCGATACGCTCGATCCACATGCGACCGGCGGCTGGAGCACCTACCAGATTACCTACCAGATCTTCGAGGGCCTCGTGAAAGAGGACCTGACCAAGCCGGATGAGCCGACACCGCCGCTCATCCCCGGCCTCGCCAAGTCGTGGGACATTTCGGACGATGGCCTCGTCTATACGTTCCACCTGCGTGAGGGCGTCAAATTCCACGACGGAACGCCGTTCGACGCGGCAGCCGTCAAGTTCAACTTCGACCGCTTTTGGAATGAAAGCTCGCCGGACTTCTACAAGAAATCCAAGGCATTCGTGGTTGCCTATACCAAGTGGATCAAGAGCGTCGACGTCGTCGACCCGATGACCGTCAAGGTTACGCTCACGGCCGCCAATTATCAGTGGCTACGTCAAGGCCTTCAGAGCTACGGCCAGCCCTTGATGATCAGCCCGGCGTCCGTCAAGCAATATGGCAATGACGGAGTGGCGCTGCATCCGGTCGGGACCGGGCCCTTTCGGTTCGTCGAACGGGATCAGGGTGTAAAGACCGTGATCGAAAGAAATGATGCCTATTGGGGCACCAAGGCCAAGCTCGACCGGGTGATCTTCCGGCCGCTTCAAGACCCGGCGACGCGCGTCAACGCGCTCGAGAATAACGAAGTCCAGATGATTTCGACCCCGCCTTGGGACGAGATCGACCGGTTGGTGGGCGAAGGGTTCGTGCTGTCGACGAACAAAAACGCTCCTTTTATCAACTACATGCACCTCAATTTCAAAAATCCTGCTTTGCAGGATGTGCGCGTCCGCAAGGCAATCAATATGGCGATCGATCGGATCGGAATCACCAAAGAGATCATGCACGGCACCGGCCGACCGGAATATGGCATGCTGTCGCCCGGTACCGATGCCTATGACCCGAACTTCAAGGGCTACGCCTATGATCCGGACGGCGCCAAGAAGCTTCTGGCCGATGCTGGCGTGAAAGACTTGAAGCTGGTGTTCGAGCTGCCGCAATACGGTACTGGCGAGCTCGTCGAGACCTGGATTCAGCGCGATCTCAAGAAGGTTGGTATCGACGTCGAGTTGCGGAAATACGAGTGGGTCACCTATCTCGGCAAATGGGCCGGCGGCATGTCGGCCGACGTCGCCATGAATGAGATCGGCTGGGGGATGTCGACACCAGCCTGGATCGGAGTCGTCAGTCGCTGCGATGCCGCACCGCCCGCTGGCATCAATTCGGGTTTCTACTGCAACCACGAGGTCGACACCCTGCTCGACCAAGCCATCGTGACGCGCGATCCGGCGGCCGCCAAGGTCATCTATCAGAAGGTCAACCGCATCATCACGGACGACGCCGCCTTCGTGCCGCTCGACGATGATCTCGATCCGATCCTGCTGTCGTCCAAGGTGAAGGGATTTATCAATCCGCCGGAAGATTGGTTCGATCTCTCGACCGTGTCGGTCGAGTAG